One Neodiprion pinetum isolate iyNeoPine1 chromosome 1, iyNeoPine1.2, whole genome shotgun sequence genomic window carries:
- the LOC124213469 gene encoding uncharacterized protein isoform X2 has translation MSCENGIEICPCTRKNSTTHKGTFVAQAPSKNAKIEGNVLCCQPSKEAASKVQNLHTIKNTKGTKTSHRCPCPFKSKHDLKLDTKHERTLKHHEKPKWLNCFVQGCQQKSCFNEEINLPIRYPSPKKPCVPEHVHPRPPPNWNRRPPLFTPPEMLNNLKRGIRNPFQITHRRKEMQTQLDRLTDEHQAFAFPPGTKPFRDNYYFIDPPLSLVENYDIICRDIHMQKFLECSTRSSLLAFNGDKYKFFRERLPIPQKRILNIPSNSYQNNALIEMGDPIMPDGAR, from the exons ATGAGCTGTGAAAATGGCATCGAAATATGTCCCTGCACCCGAAAAAACTCAACAACCCACAAGGGCACTTTTGTTGCACAGGCACCGAGTAAAAATGCGAAAATTGAAG GCAATGTACTTTGCTGCCAGCCTTCGAAGGAAGCTGCTTCAAAAGTACAGAATCTTCATACTATCAAAAATACGAAGGGAACGAAGACGAGCCACCGTTGCCCTTGTCCGTTTAAATCAAAACATGATTTGAAACTTGACACGAAACATGAGAGGACACTGAAACATCATGAGAAACCTAAATGGTTGAACTGCTTCGTGCAGGGATGTCAGCAGAAAAGCTGCTTCAATGAGGAAATCAACT TGCCAATCAGATATCCAAGTCCTAAGAAGCCATGTGTACCGGAACATGTTCATCCCCGTCCACCTCCGAATTGGAACCGCAGACCCCCGCTATTCACACCACCTGAAATGCTAAATAATCTAAAGCGAGGAATAAGAAACCCTTTCCAA ATCACACACAGAAGAAAAGAGATGCAAACACAATTGGACAGGCTAACAGACGAGCATCAGGCCTTTGCCTTTCCCCCAGGCACTAAACCATTCCgtgacaattattatttcatagaCCCTCCATTGAGTCTTGTAGAAAATTATGACATCATCTGTAGGGACATTCATATGCAAAAATTCCTTGAATGCTCCACCAGATCATCCCTTCTAGCCTTCAATGGAGACAAGTACAAGTTCTTCAGAGAGCGACTCCCTATTCCTCAAAAACGTATATTGAATATACCTAGTAATAG CTACCAAAACAATGCATTGATAGAAATGGGTGATCCAATTATGCCAGACGGTGCTCGGTAA
- the pigeon gene encoding protein pigeon isoform X2, which translates to MRSHSVIGHYDRAKDNLQVLHEFSQVLNIVQATINQCHTLLGFVTKSVSPVVDQTSLTDSGTENKMPQLCEDSEVYQVYVIELCSSTKDLHNLELERSKQVRIQFLYKQRPQRDSDKFLVLIHQESVMLYTTYFDISDEEANSVKELNSESLVRTFIWAQWDSVNQVLYHIHHRRSTTSLVTEEASNSQPKTPGSYPTLSGLQFHDDLPHETVLNIPLNLPQLPGSNHCGTYEDDVIPLRVHDCSLDLIVVSDPKGMVCICHHYLYRPENQVQDPIENSCLSDLNTVHFAYSVTVLHHSCVIHCVVPGIPWVRAKLMRPTFAIYGDHHMVVFVQGSFTHLLEIGVTHEPCCHILSGPLTCVPLQSSYLVPLLDLNKNHIAANSNSNNSNNSERPRSMKASESRINTNTKNTNSAKSDSYGGLMNSISNPLTVDLPTLDLVPLIIPADFLIDVFRKETSVEVRLGILHYFLIHRNDPDVVIELIFIIAQKPRLLSVARLLEEILISGSYAAVQKNLPADAQQLISLLPFTTMQNSSKTEIKVNDLTVTLSHEKLWNTSVMLLSPQQRLVPYCNDLWTQLWDQLGKCNSDKPRFKPSQVAEKLMVSLACYQPEALSRSSTPMSPSGGFAVTAASLGELMGCRGNNKMLDSNLPFVEVENCTASKQEHVVSVNLRELSMHLLKHGTQTSTMRLQGICTPLHLHAMATRHVAAQLETSRSLCQMLCRASSVDAKTEQEQGFILIDQLDEARRSLLFTLLERYRYAIESTAFPLPQGFTSFFTYLGYRSLKYPTFLQYVQRNVFELQVDVMKVIMADSGDTKDGVCRKLGLLSLLPRSRAKRLLNQWLHPVSLMLRAREHATNILSGEISQCRGRISQHHINHNGLAAFPSADRLSPLDTFLDLLTAKASLTELDFGLLIEATVTSTEDFL; encoded by the exons ATGCGATCACATTCTGTAATTGGACATTATGATAGGGCAAAGGACAACTTACAG GTTTTGCACGAATTCTCCCAAGTACTGAACATTGTTCAAGCTACAATAAATCAATGTCATACACTGCTTGGCTTTGTTACTAAGTCTGTCTCTCCAGTGGTTGATCAAACATCGCTAACTGACTCCggaacagaaaataaaatgccACAGTTGTGTGAAGATTCGGAGGTGTATCAAGTTTATGTCATAGAGCTTTGTTCGAGCACTAAAGATCTTCACAATTTAGAGCTGGAGAGAAGTAAGCAGGTGCGAATTCAATTTCTCTACAAGCAACGCCCACAGAGAGATTCCGACAAGTTCCTAGTCCTTATCCATCAGGAAT CTGTAATGTTGTACACAACTTACTTTGACATATCCGACGAAGAAGCTAATTCAGTAAAGGAACTGAATTCAGAATCTTTGGTCCGGACATTTATctgggctcaatgggactctgTAAATCAAGTATTATATCATATACATCATCGCAGATCCACAACAAGCTTAGTTACAGAAGAAGCTAGCAATAGTCAACCAAAAACACCTGGATCGTACCCAACACTGAGTGGTCTCCAGTTCCATGATGATCTACCCCATGAAACAGTT TTAAATATACCATTGAATCTACCTCAGCTGCCTGGTTCCAATCATTGTGGAACATACGAGGATGACGTGATTCCCTTAAGAGTTCATGACTGTTCGTTGGACTTAATTGTTGTGTCAGACCCAAAGGGGATGGTATGCATATGCCATCATTATCTCTATCGTCCTGAAAATCAGGTGCAAGACCCAATAGAGAACAGCTGTCTCTCCGATCTCAACACGGTACATTTTGCATActccgttactgttcttcaTCATAGCTGTGTAATCCATTGCGTCGTACCAGGGATACCTTGGGTACGTGCCAAGTTGATGAGGCCAACCTTTGCTATATACGGCGATCATCACATGGTCGTATTTGTCCAAGGATCCTTCACACACTTGTTGGAGATTGGTGTGACTCACGAACCGTGTTGTCATATTCTATCTGGTCCACTAACTTGCGTACCACTACAGTCTTCTTATCTAGTACCTTTGCTAGACCTGAACAAGAATCATATTGCAGcgaatagtaatagtaataatagcaataatagTGAAAGGCCTCGGAGTATGAAAGCTAGTGAGAGTCGTATAAATACTAACACAAAAAACACTAATTCTGCAAAGTCGGACAGTTATGGCGGTTTGATGAATTCAATTTCTAATCCATTAACTGTAGATCTTCCAACATTGGACCTTGTGCCATTGATAATACCTGCAGACTTCTTGATCGATGTATTTCGTAAAGAAACATCTGTTGAAGTGCGACTTGGCATTCTTCACTACTTCCTGATTCATCGAAATGATCCCGATGTAGTTATagaactaattttcatcataGCTCAGAAGCCTAGACTGTTGAGTGTTGCACGACTTTTGGAAGAAATTCTCATTTCTGGATCATATGCAGCagtgcaaaaaaatttgcctGCAGATGCGCAGCAATTAATATCGTTGCTGCCGTTTACTACAATGCAAAATAGCTCAAAGACTGAAATCAAAGTGAATGATCTAACCGTCACCCTTAGCcatgaaaaattatggaaTACTTCCGTTATGCTGTTGTCTCCACAACAACGACTGGTTCCCTACTGCAACGATCTATGGACCCAACTATGGGATCAGCTGGGCAAATGTAATAGTGATAAACCAAGATTCAAACCAAGTCAAGTTGCCGAAAAGCTTATGGTTTCCTTGGCCTGTTATCAACCAGAAGCCTTATCTAGATCTAGCACGCCAATGTCGCCTAGTGGAGG ATTCGCAGTGACAGCAGCTTCCTTGGGAGAGCTAATGGGCTGTCGAGGGAATAACAAGATGTTAGATTCCAATTTGCCATTCGTTGAGGTGGAGAATTGTACAGCCTCGAAACAAGAGCACGTTGTATCAGTGAATTTGCGAGAGCTCTCGATGCACCTTTTGAAACACGGAACTCAAACATCGACAATGCGATTGCAGGGAATCTGTACCCCTTTGCACTTGCATGCAATGGCAACTAGACACGTAGCTGCTCAGTTAGAAACCTCACGCTCACTGTGTCAAATGCTTTGTCGAGCCTCCAGCGTTGACGCAAAAACTGAACAAGAACAAGGATTTATTCTTAT tgatcaGTTGGATGAAGCCAGACGTTCTTTATTATTTACCCTACTGGAACGCTATCGTTATGCCATTGAAAGTACTGCATTTCCATTACCACAAGGGTTCACATCTTTTTTTACCTACCTTGGATATCGCAGTCTCAAATATCCAACATTCTTACAGTATGTACAAAGAAATGTATTTGAGCTACAGGTTGATGTTATGAAAGTAATCATGGCTG ATTCAGGTGACACAAAAGATGGAGTCTGTAGAAAATTAGGCTTGCTTTCCTTACTGCCGAGATCTAGAGCAAAAAGACTTCTTAATCAGTGGTTACATCCCGTTAGTTTGATGTTACGAGCTCGGGAACACGCTACCAACATACTATCTGGAGAAATTTCCCAGTGCCGTGGAAGAATATCGCAGCATCATATCAATCATAATG GATTAGCAGCTTTTCCTTCGGCAGACCGACTTTCACCACTTGACACATTCCTAGATTTGCTGACTGCAAAAG CTAGTCTCACAGAACTAGACTTTGGTTTGCTGATAGAAGCGACAGTAACGTCAACAGAAGATTTTCTATAA
- the LOC124213469 gene encoding uncharacterized protein isoform X1 codes for MASKYVPAPEKTQQPTRALLLHRHRVKMRKLKVYVELIVTSTFFSSLQFFAFTTLDNLPFQAFTLLLLKHIGNVLCCQPSKEAASKVQNLHTIKNTKGTKTSHRCPCPFKSKHDLKLDTKHERTLKHHEKPKWLNCFVQGCQQKSCFNEEINLPIRYPSPKKPCVPEHVHPRPPPNWNRRPPLFTPPEMLNNLKRGIRNPFQITHRRKEMQTQLDRLTDEHQAFAFPPGTKPFRDNYYFIDPPLSLVENYDIICRDIHMQKFLECSTRSSLLAFNGDKYKFFRERLPIPQKRILNIPSNSYQNNALIEMGDPIMPDGAR; via the exons ATGGCATCGAAATATGTCCCTGCACCCGAAAAAACTCAACAACCCACAAGGGCACTTTTGTTGCACAGGCACCGAGTAAAAATGCGAAAATTGAAGGTTTACGTAGAATTAATTGTTACATCAACCTTTTTCTCGTCTCTACAATTTTTTGCCTTCACAACGCTTGATAATTTGCCTTTTCAAGCTTTCACACTCCTCTTGTTAAAACACATAGGCAATGTACTTTGCTGCCAGCCTTCGAAGGAAGCTGCTTCAAAAGTACAGAATCTTCATACTATCAAAAATACGAAGGGAACGAAGACGAGCCACCGTTGCCCTTGTCCGTTTAAATCAAAACATGATTTGAAACTTGACACGAAACATGAGAGGACACTGAAACATCATGAGAAACCTAAATGGTTGAACTGCTTCGTGCAGGGATGTCAGCAGAAAAGCTGCTTCAATGAGGAAATCAACT TGCCAATCAGATATCCAAGTCCTAAGAAGCCATGTGTACCGGAACATGTTCATCCCCGTCCACCTCCGAATTGGAACCGCAGACCCCCGCTATTCACACCACCTGAAATGCTAAATAATCTAAAGCGAGGAATAAGAAACCCTTTCCAA ATCACACACAGAAGAAAAGAGATGCAAACACAATTGGACAGGCTAACAGACGAGCATCAGGCCTTTGCCTTTCCCCCAGGCACTAAACCATTCCgtgacaattattatttcatagaCCCTCCATTGAGTCTTGTAGAAAATTATGACATCATCTGTAGGGACATTCATATGCAAAAATTCCTTGAATGCTCCACCAGATCATCCCTTCTAGCCTTCAATGGAGACAAGTACAAGTTCTTCAGAGAGCGACTCCCTATTCCTCAAAAACGTATATTGAATATACCTAGTAATAG CTACCAAAACAATGCATTGATAGAAATGGGTGATCCAATTATGCCAGACGGTGCTCGGTAA
- the pigeon gene encoding protein pigeon isoform X1, translated as MAGNLAAKLCSSLHDRAVKAEQWKLLGQEKDGSLLVGWIEENCAEDEPMRSHSVIGHYDRAKDNLQVLHEFSQVLNIVQATINQCHTLLGFVTKSVSPVVDQTSLTDSGTENKMPQLCEDSEVYQVYVIELCSSTKDLHNLELERSKQVRIQFLYKQRPQRDSDKFLVLIHQESVMLYTTYFDISDEEANSVKELNSESLVRTFIWAQWDSVNQVLYHIHHRRSTTSLVTEEASNSQPKTPGSYPTLSGLQFHDDLPHETVLNIPLNLPQLPGSNHCGTYEDDVIPLRVHDCSLDLIVVSDPKGMVCICHHYLYRPENQVQDPIENSCLSDLNTVHFAYSVTVLHHSCVIHCVVPGIPWVRAKLMRPTFAIYGDHHMVVFVQGSFTHLLEIGVTHEPCCHILSGPLTCVPLQSSYLVPLLDLNKNHIAANSNSNNSNNSERPRSMKASESRINTNTKNTNSAKSDSYGGLMNSISNPLTVDLPTLDLVPLIIPADFLIDVFRKETSVEVRLGILHYFLIHRNDPDVVIELIFIIAQKPRLLSVARLLEEILISGSYAAVQKNLPADAQQLISLLPFTTMQNSSKTEIKVNDLTVTLSHEKLWNTSVMLLSPQQRLVPYCNDLWTQLWDQLGKCNSDKPRFKPSQVAEKLMVSLACYQPEALSRSSTPMSPSGGFAVTAASLGELMGCRGNNKMLDSNLPFVEVENCTASKQEHVVSVNLRELSMHLLKHGTQTSTMRLQGICTPLHLHAMATRHVAAQLETSRSLCQMLCRASSVDAKTEQEQGFILIDQLDEARRSLLFTLLERYRYAIESTAFPLPQGFTSFFTYLGYRSLKYPTFLQYVQRNVFELQVDVMKVIMADSGDTKDGVCRKLGLLSLLPRSRAKRLLNQWLHPVSLMLRAREHATNILSGEISQCRGRISQHHINHNGLAAFPSADRLSPLDTFLDLLTAKASLTELDFGLLIEATVTSTEDFL; from the exons ATGGCGGGCAATCTGGCTGCAAAGCTTTGTTCATCCTTACATGACAGGGCTGTTAAAG CCGAACAATGGAAGTTATTGGGACAAGAGAAAGATGGATCATTATTAGTTGGATGGATAGAAGAAAATTGTGCCGAAGATGAACCAATGCGATCACATTCTGTAATTGGACATTATGATAGGGCAAAGGACAACTTACAG GTTTTGCACGAATTCTCCCAAGTACTGAACATTGTTCAAGCTACAATAAATCAATGTCATACACTGCTTGGCTTTGTTACTAAGTCTGTCTCTCCAGTGGTTGATCAAACATCGCTAACTGACTCCggaacagaaaataaaatgccACAGTTGTGTGAAGATTCGGAGGTGTATCAAGTTTATGTCATAGAGCTTTGTTCGAGCACTAAAGATCTTCACAATTTAGAGCTGGAGAGAAGTAAGCAGGTGCGAATTCAATTTCTCTACAAGCAACGCCCACAGAGAGATTCCGACAAGTTCCTAGTCCTTATCCATCAGGAAT CTGTAATGTTGTACACAACTTACTTTGACATATCCGACGAAGAAGCTAATTCAGTAAAGGAACTGAATTCAGAATCTTTGGTCCGGACATTTATctgggctcaatgggactctgTAAATCAAGTATTATATCATATACATCATCGCAGATCCACAACAAGCTTAGTTACAGAAGAAGCTAGCAATAGTCAACCAAAAACACCTGGATCGTACCCAACACTGAGTGGTCTCCAGTTCCATGATGATCTACCCCATGAAACAGTT TTAAATATACCATTGAATCTACCTCAGCTGCCTGGTTCCAATCATTGTGGAACATACGAGGATGACGTGATTCCCTTAAGAGTTCATGACTGTTCGTTGGACTTAATTGTTGTGTCAGACCCAAAGGGGATGGTATGCATATGCCATCATTATCTCTATCGTCCTGAAAATCAGGTGCAAGACCCAATAGAGAACAGCTGTCTCTCCGATCTCAACACGGTACATTTTGCATActccgttactgttcttcaTCATAGCTGTGTAATCCATTGCGTCGTACCAGGGATACCTTGGGTACGTGCCAAGTTGATGAGGCCAACCTTTGCTATATACGGCGATCATCACATGGTCGTATTTGTCCAAGGATCCTTCACACACTTGTTGGAGATTGGTGTGACTCACGAACCGTGTTGTCATATTCTATCTGGTCCACTAACTTGCGTACCACTACAGTCTTCTTATCTAGTACCTTTGCTAGACCTGAACAAGAATCATATTGCAGcgaatagtaatagtaataatagcaataatagTGAAAGGCCTCGGAGTATGAAAGCTAGTGAGAGTCGTATAAATACTAACACAAAAAACACTAATTCTGCAAAGTCGGACAGTTATGGCGGTTTGATGAATTCAATTTCTAATCCATTAACTGTAGATCTTCCAACATTGGACCTTGTGCCATTGATAATACCTGCAGACTTCTTGATCGATGTATTTCGTAAAGAAACATCTGTTGAAGTGCGACTTGGCATTCTTCACTACTTCCTGATTCATCGAAATGATCCCGATGTAGTTATagaactaattttcatcataGCTCAGAAGCCTAGACTGTTGAGTGTTGCACGACTTTTGGAAGAAATTCTCATTTCTGGATCATATGCAGCagtgcaaaaaaatttgcctGCAGATGCGCAGCAATTAATATCGTTGCTGCCGTTTACTACAATGCAAAATAGCTCAAAGACTGAAATCAAAGTGAATGATCTAACCGTCACCCTTAGCcatgaaaaattatggaaTACTTCCGTTATGCTGTTGTCTCCACAACAACGACTGGTTCCCTACTGCAACGATCTATGGACCCAACTATGGGATCAGCTGGGCAAATGTAATAGTGATAAACCAAGATTCAAACCAAGTCAAGTTGCCGAAAAGCTTATGGTTTCCTTGGCCTGTTATCAACCAGAAGCCTTATCTAGATCTAGCACGCCAATGTCGCCTAGTGGAGG ATTCGCAGTGACAGCAGCTTCCTTGGGAGAGCTAATGGGCTGTCGAGGGAATAACAAGATGTTAGATTCCAATTTGCCATTCGTTGAGGTGGAGAATTGTACAGCCTCGAAACAAGAGCACGTTGTATCAGTGAATTTGCGAGAGCTCTCGATGCACCTTTTGAAACACGGAACTCAAACATCGACAATGCGATTGCAGGGAATCTGTACCCCTTTGCACTTGCATGCAATGGCAACTAGACACGTAGCTGCTCAGTTAGAAACCTCACGCTCACTGTGTCAAATGCTTTGTCGAGCCTCCAGCGTTGACGCAAAAACTGAACAAGAACAAGGATTTATTCTTAT tgatcaGTTGGATGAAGCCAGACGTTCTTTATTATTTACCCTACTGGAACGCTATCGTTATGCCATTGAAAGTACTGCATTTCCATTACCACAAGGGTTCACATCTTTTTTTACCTACCTTGGATATCGCAGTCTCAAATATCCAACATTCTTACAGTATGTACAAAGAAATGTATTTGAGCTACAGGTTGATGTTATGAAAGTAATCATGGCTG ATTCAGGTGACACAAAAGATGGAGTCTGTAGAAAATTAGGCTTGCTTTCCTTACTGCCGAGATCTAGAGCAAAAAGACTTCTTAATCAGTGGTTACATCCCGTTAGTTTGATGTTACGAGCTCGGGAACACGCTACCAACATACTATCTGGAGAAATTTCCCAGTGCCGTGGAAGAATATCGCAGCATCATATCAATCATAATG GATTAGCAGCTTTTCCTTCGGCAGACCGACTTTCACCACTTGACACATTCCTAGATTTGCTGACTGCAAAAG CTAGTCTCACAGAACTAGACTTTGGTTTGCTGATAGAAGCGACAGTAACGTCAACAGAAGATTTTCTATAA
- the pigeon gene encoding protein pigeon isoform X3, with protein MLYTTYFDISDEEANSVKELNSESLVRTFIWAQWDSVNQVLYHIHHRRSTTSLVTEEASNSQPKTPGSYPTLSGLQFHDDLPHETVLNIPLNLPQLPGSNHCGTYEDDVIPLRVHDCSLDLIVVSDPKGMVCICHHYLYRPENQVQDPIENSCLSDLNTVHFAYSVTVLHHSCVIHCVVPGIPWVRAKLMRPTFAIYGDHHMVVFVQGSFTHLLEIGVTHEPCCHILSGPLTCVPLQSSYLVPLLDLNKNHIAANSNSNNSNNSERPRSMKASESRINTNTKNTNSAKSDSYGGLMNSISNPLTVDLPTLDLVPLIIPADFLIDVFRKETSVEVRLGILHYFLIHRNDPDVVIELIFIIAQKPRLLSVARLLEEILISGSYAAVQKNLPADAQQLISLLPFTTMQNSSKTEIKVNDLTVTLSHEKLWNTSVMLLSPQQRLVPYCNDLWTQLWDQLGKCNSDKPRFKPSQVAEKLMVSLACYQPEALSRSSTPMSPSGGFAVTAASLGELMGCRGNNKMLDSNLPFVEVENCTASKQEHVVSVNLRELSMHLLKHGTQTSTMRLQGICTPLHLHAMATRHVAAQLETSRSLCQMLCRASSVDAKTEQEQGFILIDQLDEARRSLLFTLLERYRYAIESTAFPLPQGFTSFFTYLGYRSLKYPTFLQYVQRNVFELQVDVMKVIMADSGDTKDGVCRKLGLLSLLPRSRAKRLLNQWLHPVSLMLRAREHATNILSGEISQCRGRISQHHINHNGLAAFPSADRLSPLDTFLDLLTAKASLTELDFGLLIEATVTSTEDFL; from the exons ATGTTGTACACAACTTACTTTGACATATCCGACGAAGAAGCTAATTCAGTAAAGGAACTGAATTCAGAATCTTTGGTCCGGACATTTATctgggctcaatgggactctgTAAATCAAGTATTATATCATATACATCATCGCAGATCCACAACAAGCTTAGTTACAGAAGAAGCTAGCAATAGTCAACCAAAAACACCTGGATCGTACCCAACACTGAGTGGTCTCCAGTTCCATGATGATCTACCCCATGAAACAGTT TTAAATATACCATTGAATCTACCTCAGCTGCCTGGTTCCAATCATTGTGGAACATACGAGGATGACGTGATTCCCTTAAGAGTTCATGACTGTTCGTTGGACTTAATTGTTGTGTCAGACCCAAAGGGGATGGTATGCATATGCCATCATTATCTCTATCGTCCTGAAAATCAGGTGCAAGACCCAATAGAGAACAGCTGTCTCTCCGATCTCAACACGGTACATTTTGCATActccgttactgttcttcaTCATAGCTGTGTAATCCATTGCGTCGTACCAGGGATACCTTGGGTACGTGCCAAGTTGATGAGGCCAACCTTTGCTATATACGGCGATCATCACATGGTCGTATTTGTCCAAGGATCCTTCACACACTTGTTGGAGATTGGTGTGACTCACGAACCGTGTTGTCATATTCTATCTGGTCCACTAACTTGCGTACCACTACAGTCTTCTTATCTAGTACCTTTGCTAGACCTGAACAAGAATCATATTGCAGcgaatagtaatagtaataatagcaataatagTGAAAGGCCTCGGAGTATGAAAGCTAGTGAGAGTCGTATAAATACTAACACAAAAAACACTAATTCTGCAAAGTCGGACAGTTATGGCGGTTTGATGAATTCAATTTCTAATCCATTAACTGTAGATCTTCCAACATTGGACCTTGTGCCATTGATAATACCTGCAGACTTCTTGATCGATGTATTTCGTAAAGAAACATCTGTTGAAGTGCGACTTGGCATTCTTCACTACTTCCTGATTCATCGAAATGATCCCGATGTAGTTATagaactaattttcatcataGCTCAGAAGCCTAGACTGTTGAGTGTTGCACGACTTTTGGAAGAAATTCTCATTTCTGGATCATATGCAGCagtgcaaaaaaatttgcctGCAGATGCGCAGCAATTAATATCGTTGCTGCCGTTTACTACAATGCAAAATAGCTCAAAGACTGAAATCAAAGTGAATGATCTAACCGTCACCCTTAGCcatgaaaaattatggaaTACTTCCGTTATGCTGTTGTCTCCACAACAACGACTGGTTCCCTACTGCAACGATCTATGGACCCAACTATGGGATCAGCTGGGCAAATGTAATAGTGATAAACCAAGATTCAAACCAAGTCAAGTTGCCGAAAAGCTTATGGTTTCCTTGGCCTGTTATCAACCAGAAGCCTTATCTAGATCTAGCACGCCAATGTCGCCTAGTGGAGG ATTCGCAGTGACAGCAGCTTCCTTGGGAGAGCTAATGGGCTGTCGAGGGAATAACAAGATGTTAGATTCCAATTTGCCATTCGTTGAGGTGGAGAATTGTACAGCCTCGAAACAAGAGCACGTTGTATCAGTGAATTTGCGAGAGCTCTCGATGCACCTTTTGAAACACGGAACTCAAACATCGACAATGCGATTGCAGGGAATCTGTACCCCTTTGCACTTGCATGCAATGGCAACTAGACACGTAGCTGCTCAGTTAGAAACCTCACGCTCACTGTGTCAAATGCTTTGTCGAGCCTCCAGCGTTGACGCAAAAACTGAACAAGAACAAGGATTTATTCTTAT tgatcaGTTGGATGAAGCCAGACGTTCTTTATTATTTACCCTACTGGAACGCTATCGTTATGCCATTGAAAGTACTGCATTTCCATTACCACAAGGGTTCACATCTTTTTTTACCTACCTTGGATATCGCAGTCTCAAATATCCAACATTCTTACAGTATGTACAAAGAAATGTATTTGAGCTACAGGTTGATGTTATGAAAGTAATCATGGCTG ATTCAGGTGACACAAAAGATGGAGTCTGTAGAAAATTAGGCTTGCTTTCCTTACTGCCGAGATCTAGAGCAAAAAGACTTCTTAATCAGTGGTTACATCCCGTTAGTTTGATGTTACGAGCTCGGGAACACGCTACCAACATACTATCTGGAGAAATTTCCCAGTGCCGTGGAAGAATATCGCAGCATCATATCAATCATAATG GATTAGCAGCTTTTCCTTCGGCAGACCGACTTTCACCACTTGACACATTCCTAGATTTGCTGACTGCAAAAG CTAGTCTCACAGAACTAGACTTTGGTTTGCTGATAGAAGCGACAGTAACGTCAACAGAAGATTTTCTATAA